One genomic segment of Fusobacterium mortiferum ATCC 9817 includes these proteins:
- the rsmB gene encoding 16S rRNA (cytosine(967)-C(5))-methyltransferase RsmB produces the protein MNIKARVISLIKEVENGKFSNIALNEYFKENNLSKKERGFITELFYGVIRNKIFLDYEIDKRTTTIKKDWIRNILRISMYQISFMNSDDKGVIWEATELAKKKFSVPVGKFINGVLRSYQREWQEDVKELKESGKNYIYLSYPEWFYNKLVSEYGEEEGELFLQSLKKIPYISFRVNRLKYSCEEFEKLLEEKKIDIIKKVDSVYYVDSGILLYSDEFRDGKIIVQDASSYLSARNLNPKPDESVLDTCSAPGGKTAVLGELMENRGELLALDIYPHKLKLIEENCHKCGVDIVRTVKMDARKLKEQGKKFDKILVDAPCSGYGVLRKKPEAIYNKNSENVEELAKLQFEILESASQVLKDNGELVYSTCTILKEENGENIKKFLEKYPNFETVELYIPENVNGSYDNVGGFTVDYKEDILDGFYIVKLKKNK, from the coding sequence ATGAATATAAAAGCTAGAGTTATCAGCTTGATTAAAGAGGTAGAAAATGGCAAATTTTCTAATATAGCATTGAATGAATATTTTAAAGAGAATAATCTTTCTAAAAAAGAAAGAGGTTTTATAACTGAGCTTTTCTATGGAGTAATTAGAAATAAAATATTTCTTGACTATGAGATAGATAAAAGAACTACTACTATAAAAAAAGATTGGATAAGAAATATTTTGAGAATATCTATGTATCAAATAAGTTTTATGAATAGTGACGATAAAGGAGTTATCTGGGAAGCTACAGAGCTTGCTAAGAAAAAATTTAGTGTTCCAGTTGGGAAATTTATCAATGGAGTATTAAGAAGCTATCAGAGAGAGTGGCAAGAAGATGTAAAAGAGCTAAAAGAGAGTGGAAAAAATTATATATATCTTTCATATCCAGAGTGGTTTTATAATAAGCTTGTTTCTGAGTATGGAGAAGAGGAGGGAGAGTTATTTCTACAATCTTTAAAAAAAATCCCGTATATCAGTTTTAGAGTAAATAGATTAAAATATAGCTGTGAAGAGTTTGAAAAATTATTAGAAGAGAAAAAAATCGACATAATAAAAAAAGTGGATAGTGTATACTATGTAGATTCTGGAATATTACTGTATAGTGATGAATTTAGAGATGGAAAAATAATAGTACAAGATGCCTCATCATATCTATCAGCTAGAAATTTAAATCCAAAACCTGATGAATCAGTACTAGATACTTGTAGTGCTCCAGGTGGAAAGACTGCTGTACTTGGAGAGCTTATGGAGAATAGAGGAGAGCTATTAGCTCTAGACATATATCCACATAAATTAAAATTAATAGAAGAAAATTGTCATAAATGTGGTGTAGATATTGTTAGAACTGTAAAGATGGATGCTAGAAAATTAAAGGAGCAAGGAAAGAAATTTGATAAGATATTAGTAGATGCTCCATGTAGTGGTTATGGTGTACTTAGAAAAAAACCAGAGGCTATATATAATAAAAATTCTGAAAATGTAGAGGAATTAGCTAAACTTCAGTTTGAAATTTTAGAATCAGCTTCTCAAGTTTTAAAAGATAATGGAGAATTGGTATATAGTACTTGCACTATTTTAAAAGAGGAAAATGGAGAAAATATTAAAAAGTTTTTAGAAAAATATCCAAATTTTGAAACAGTAGAGCTATATATTCCTGAAAACGTAAATGGAAGCTATGACAATGTAGGTGGATTTACTGTAGATTATAAAGAGGATATTTTAGATGGATTTTATATAGTAAAACTTAAAAAAAATAAATAG
- a CDS encoding O-methyltransferase has product MLEELKEANEYIISKIKENDELILEMEKYAREYNVPIVTKEVAEYLKFIVKSNGIKNILEVGTAIGYSGILMAKEIEKNGGKLYTIEIDEERYNLAQENFKKSGLNNIVSIKGDAVEEIKKIDEKFDFVFIDASKGHYMEFFEDSYKLLNKDGIIFIDNIMFRGYLYKEYPKRFKTIVRRLNEFIEYLYSRNGGEFVLLPFGDGIGLFRKKKTENTNE; this is encoded by the coding sequence ATGTTAGAAGAATTAAAAGAAGCAAATGAATATATAATAAGCAAGATAAAAGAGAATGATGAATTAATACTTGAGATGGAAAAATATGCTAGGGAGTATAATGTTCCAATAGTTACTAAAGAGGTAGCTGAATATCTTAAATTTATAGTAAAAAGTAATGGGATAAAAAATATATTAGAAGTAGGAACAGCTATTGGTTATTCTGGAATATTAATGGCTAAAGAGATAGAGAAAAATGGTGGAAAACTTTATACAATAGAGATAGATGAAGAAAGATATAATCTAGCTCAAGAAAATTTTAAAAAGTCTGGATTAAATAATATTGTATCTATAAAAGGAGATGCAGTAGAAGAGATTAAAAAAATAGATGAAAAATTTGATTTTGTCTTTATTGATGCTTCTAAGGGACACTATATGGAATTTTTTGAAGATTCATATAAATTATTAAATAAAGATGGAATAATATTTATTGATAATATTATGTTTAGAGGATATCTATATAAAGAGTATCCAAAGAGATTTAAAACAATAGTAAGAAGGTTAAATGAGTTTATTGAGTATCTATATTCAAGAAATGGAGGAGAGTTTGTACTTCTTCCTTTTGGAGATGGAATTGGTCTTTTCCGCAAGAAAAAAACCGAAAATACAAACGAATAA